One genomic window of Gossypium hirsutum isolate 1008001.06 chromosome D11, Gossypium_hirsutum_v2.1, whole genome shotgun sequence includes the following:
- the LOC107963576 gene encoding beta-glucosidase 42, with protein MAKKKHVLKEDDEHDGSNTKKQVCRADFPPHFVFGVSTSSYQIEGGVNEGGRGKSIWDAFSHIEGKIVDGSNADVAVDHYNRYKEDIELISELGFKAYRFSISWPRIFPDGLGTKVNEEGIAFYNNVIDALLEKGIEPFVTLYHWDLPLHLHESIGGWLNKQIVDYFAKFADTCFEHFGDRVKNWGTINEPLHIAVGGYDTGRSAPGRNHNSSIETYLAAHHMILAHAAAVSIYHSKYKDKQGGQIGLVVDCEWAEANSDKIEDQCAAERRVEFQLGWFLHPLYFGDYPESMRDRLGEQLPQFTEEDEELLKSSTDFIGLNQYTSRLVSHAEDSVEEGHFEKAQQVAKIVEWEDGGIIGEKAASEWLYIVPWGMRKVLNYISHTYNNPPIYIMENGMDDEINENVPLHEMLDDKKRIEFYKGYLASVAQAIKDGVDVRGYCAWSLLDNFEWSHGYTKRFGLVYVDYKNGLTRHPKSSAFWFKSFLKDNQE; from the exons atggcTAAGAAGAAGCATGTTTTGAAGGAAGACGATGAACATGATGGTTCCAACACTAAAAAACAAGTTTGTCGAGCTGATTTCCCTCCCCACTTTGTCTTCGGTGTTTCTACCTCTTCCTATCAg atTGAAGGAGGTGTGAACGAAGGTGGCAGAGGTAAAAGCATATGGGATGCTTTCTCTCACATTGAAG GAAAAATCGTTGATGGAAGCAATGCTGATGTTGCAGTGGATCATTACAACAGGTACAAG GAAGATATAGAGCTTATATCCGAGTTAGGGTTCAAAGCTTACAGATTTTCCATATCATGGCCTCGTATTTTTCCAG ATGGTTTGGGAACCAAAGTTAATGAGGAAGGAATTGCATTTTACAACAATGTGATCGATGCCCTTCTTGAAAAGGGTATTGAGCCCTTTGTGACATTATACCATTGGGATCTTCCCTTGCATCTCCATGAGTCAATAGGAGGGTGGTTAAACAAGCAAATTGT GGACTACTTTGCAAAATTTGCAgatacttgctttgaacattttGGTGATAGGGTGAAGAACTGGGGTACAATAAATGAACCATTGCATATTGCTGTGGGAGGGTATGATACAGGAAGATCTGCCCCTGGGAGAAATCACAATTCATCAATTGAAACATATTTGGCTGCACACCATATGATTTTGGCACATGCTGCTGCTGTTTCCATATATCATAGCAAGTACAAG GATAAGCAAGGGGGACAGATAGGGTTAGTGGTGGACTGTGAATGGGCCGAAGCTAATTCAGATAAAATCGAAGATCAATGTGCTGCAGAAAGACGGGTCGAATTTCAGCTTGGATG GTTCTTGCACCCCTTGTATTTCGGAGACTATCCCGAATCCATGCGTGACCGGCTCGGCGAACAGCTTCCGCAGTTCACAGAGGAAGACGAGGAGTTACTCAAGAGCTCCACGGACTTCATTGGGTTAAACCAGTATACGTCGAGGTTGGTTTCACATGCCGAAGATAGTGTCGAAGAAGGTCATTTTGAGAAAGCACAACAGGTTGCCAAAATTG TGGAATGGGAAGATGGAGGGATAATCGGTGAAAAG GCTGCATCGGAATGGCTCTATATTGTTCCTTGGGGGATGCGGAAGGTTCTCAattacatatctcatacatacaacaacCCACCAATATATATCATGGAGAATG GTATGgatgatgaaataaatgaaaatgtccCACTCCATGAAATGCTTGATGACAAAAAAAGGATTGAGTTTTACAAAGGATACCTTGCTTCTGTTGCTCAAGCAATCAA GGATGGAGTAGATGTGAGGGGCTATTGTGCATGGTCATTATTGGACAACTTTGAATGGTCTCATGGCTACACCAAGCGCTTTGGTTTGGTATATGTTGACTACAAAAATGGCCTAACCCGCCATCCCAAATCTTCTGCATTTTGGTTCAAGAGTTTCTTGAAAGACAACCAAGAATGA
- the LOC121223502 gene encoding acyl-CoA-binding protein-like, producing MGLKEEFEEYAEKAKTLPENTTNDDKLILYGLFKQATVGPVNTSRPGMFNMKEKYKWDAWKAVEGKPKEEAMNDYITKVKQLQEAAAASS from the exons ATGGGTTTGAAG GAGGAATTCGAGGAGTATGCGGAGAAAGCTAAGACCCTTCCCGAGAACACTACCAACGACGACAAACTCATTCTCTATGGACTCTTCAAGCAAGCTACTGTTGGACCAGTGAACACCA GCCGTCCTGGAATGTTCAACATGAAGGAAAAGTACAAGTGGGATGCATGGAAGGCTGTTGAAG GGAAACCGAAGGAGGAAGCAATGAACGATTATATCACTAAGGTAAAACAGCTGCAAGAGGCTGCTGCTGCATCTTCTTGA